Proteins from a single region of Aerococcus viridans:
- the fusA gene encoding elongation factor G, with protein MAKREFPLEKTRNIGIMAHIDAGKTTTTERILFYTGKIHKIGETHDGGAQMDWMEQEQERGITITSAATTAQWKDHRVNIIDTPGHVDFTVEVERSLRVLDGSVALLDAQSGVEPQTETVWRQADTYKVPRIVFVNKMDKLGADFLYSVNTIHERLQANAQPIQLPIGSEDDFEGIIDLVEMNAEVYTSDDGREYEEREIPEEYRELAEKWHTNLIESIADVNEDIMEKYLEGEEISKEELKTAIRTATTNVDFFPVLCGSAFKNKGVQLMLDAVIDYLPAPTDVPPIQGHAFDNPEEVIEVRADDDAPFSALAFKVMTDPFVGRLTFFRVYSGTVQSGSYIQNATKDKRERLGRILMMHANSRSEVDEVFSGDIAAAVGLKDTTTGDTLCDVDNKVILESMEFPEPVIEVAIEPETKADQDKMSIALGKLAEEDPTFRASTDHETGQTIIAGMGELHLDIIVDRLKREFNVSATVGAPQVSYRETFTQQTQVQGKFVRQSGGKGQYGDVWIEFTPNEEGAGFEFENAIVGGVVPREYIPAVEAGLKDAMENGVLAGFPLIDVKAKLYDGSYHDVDSSETAFKVAASLALRNAIKTAKPAILEPMMRVDIQVPEEYLGDVMGHVSARRGRIEGQTPRGNALMINSQVPLSEMFGYATTLRSATQGRGTFTMTFDHYEAVPKSIQEDIIKQYGKGSEE; from the coding sequence ATGGCTAAAAGAGAATTTCCTCTTGAAAAGACTCGTAATATCGGTATCATGGCCCACATCGATGCTGGTAAAACGACGACTACTGAACGTATCTTGTTCTACACTGGTAAAATCCATAAAATCGGTGAAACTCACGATGGTGGGGCACAAATGGACTGGATGGAGCAAGAACAAGAACGTGGTATCACTATTACATCTGCTGCAACAACTGCACAATGGAAAGATCACCGTGTAAACATCATTGATACCCCAGGACACGTGGACTTCACTGTTGAAGTTGAACGTTCATTGCGTGTATTAGATGGTTCAGTAGCTTTACTAGATGCCCAATCAGGTGTAGAGCCTCAAACAGAAACTGTTTGGCGTCAAGCAGATACTTATAAAGTACCTCGTATTGTGTTTGTAAATAAAATGGATAAATTGGGTGCAGACTTCTTATACTCTGTAAACACTATCCACGAACGTTTACAAGCAAACGCTCAACCTATCCAATTACCAATTGGTTCTGAAGATGACTTCGAAGGTATCATTGACTTAGTGGAAATGAACGCTGAAGTTTACACCTCTGATGACGGTAGAGAATACGAAGAACGCGAAATTCCAGAAGAATACCGCGAATTAGCTGAAAAATGGCACACAAACCTAATTGAATCAATCGCTGATGTGAATGAAGATATTATGGAAAAATACCTTGAAGGTGAAGAAATTTCTAAAGAAGAGTTGAAAACGGCTATCCGTACAGCAACTACTAACGTTGACTTCTTCCCTGTATTGTGTGGTTCAGCCTTCAAAAATAAAGGTGTTCAATTAATGCTTGATGCAGTTATCGACTACTTACCTGCACCAACTGATGTTCCACCAATCCAAGGTCATGCATTTGACAACCCAGAAGAAGTGATCGAAGTTCGTGCGGACGACGATGCACCTTTCTCAGCATTAGCGTTTAAAGTTATGACTGACCCATTCGTAGGTCGTTTAACTTTCTTCCGTGTATACTCTGGTACTGTTCAATCAGGTTCATACATCCAAAATGCTACTAAAGACAAACGTGAACGTTTAGGTCGTATCTTAATGATGCACGCTAACTCTCGTTCTGAAGTAGATGAAGTATTCTCTGGTGATATCGCTGCTGCCGTAGGTCTTAAAGATACTACAACAGGTGATACATTATGTGACGTTGACAACAAAGTTATCCTTGAGTCAATGGAATTCCCTGAGCCAGTTATCGAAGTTGCAATCGAACCAGAAACCAAAGCTGACCAAGACAAAATGTCTATCGCTTTAGGTAAATTAGCTGAAGAAGATCCAACTTTCCGTGCGTCAACTGACCACGAAACTGGTCAAACAATCATCGCTGGTATGGGTGAGCTTCACCTTGACATCATCGTTGACCGTTTGAAACGTGAATTCAATGTTTCTGCAACAGTAGGTGCGCCTCAAGTATCTTACCGTGAAACATTCACACAACAAACGCAAGTTCAAGGTAAATTCGTTCGTCAATCAGGTGGTAAAGGTCAATACGGTGACGTATGGATCGAATTCACACCTAACGAAGAAGGTGCTGGATTTGAATTTGAAAATGCAATCGTCGGTGGTGTGGTTCCTCGTGAATACATCCCTGCTGTTGAAGCTGGACTTAAAGATGCAATGGAAAACGGTGTATTAGCTGGCTTCCCATTAATCGATGTTAAAGCTAAACTTTACGATGGTTCTTACCATGATGTCGATTCATCTGAAACAGCCTTCAAAGTTGCTGCTTCATTAGCTTTACGTAACGCTATCAAGACAGCCAAACCTGCAATCCTTGAACCAATGATGCGTGTTGACATCCAAGTTCCAGAAGAATACTTAGGGGACGTTATGGGTCACGTGTCAGCTCGTCGTGGACGTATCGAAGGTCAAACACCACGTGGTAACGCGTTGATGATCAACTCACAAGTTCCGTTATCAGAAATGTTTGGTTACGCAACTACTTTACGTTCTGCAACTCAAGGACGTGGTACTTTCACAATGACATTCGATCATTACGAAGCTGTACCAAAATCTATTCAAGAAGACATTATCAAACAATATGGTAAAGGTTCAGAAGAATAA
- a CDS encoding ArsR/SmtB family transcription factor: MKEAEEHLEGQHETVEPEQIRHLSKMFKALGDPTRLRILYLLGEGEMRATKISEVLGLEQSAVSHQLKKLFELRLVKKRKERNTVIYSQADSHVLQILTDAFTHIKEENAH, from the coding sequence ATGAAGGAAGCAGAAGAACATCTTGAGGGTCAACACGAGACGGTTGAACCGGAGCAAATTCGACATTTGAGTAAAATGTTTAAGGCTTTGGGGGATCCGACAAGATTACGCATACTATATTTATTGGGTGAAGGCGAAATGAGGGCCACTAAGATTTCTGAAGTATTAGGTTTGGAACAATCAGCAGTGTCCCATCAATTAAAGAAATTGTTTGAATTGCGGCTAGTGAAGAAACGTAAGGAAAGAAATACGGTTATTTACAGCCAGGCAGACAGCCATGTCCTGCAAATTTTAACGGATGCCTTTACGCATATTAAAGAAGAGAATGCCCATTAA
- the rpsG gene encoding 30S ribosomal protein S7, translating into MPRKGHIAKRDVLPDPIYNSKLVTRLINRIMVDGKRGKAATILYTAFDNIKAETGNDPMEVFEQAIENIAPVLEVKARRIGGSNYQVPIEVRPERRQTLALRWLVNYARLRGENTMEQRLSHEIMDAANNTGASVRKREESHRMAEANKAFAHFRW; encoded by the coding sequence ATGCCTCGTAAAGGACATATTGCAAAACGTGATGTATTACCAGATCCAATTTATAACTCAAAATTAGTTACTCGTTTAATCAACCGTATCATGGTTGATGGTAAACGTGGTAAAGCAGCTACTATTTTATATACTGCCTTCGACAACATTAAAGCTGAAACAGGTAACGACCCAATGGAGGTTTTCGAACAAGCAATCGAAAACATCGCACCAGTTTTAGAAGTTAAAGCTCGTCGTATTGGTGGTTCTAACTACCAAGTGCCAATCGAAGTTCGTCCAGAACGTCGTCAAACTTTGGCATTACGTTGGTTAGTAAACTACGCTCGCCTACGTGGTGAGAACACAATGGAACAACGCTTATCACACGAAATCATGGACGCTGCTAACAATACAGGTGCTTCAGTTCGTAAACGTGAAGAATCACACCGTATGGCAGAAGCTAACAAAGCCTTCGCACATTTCCGTTGGTAA
- the lysS gene encoding lysine--tRNA ligase, translated as MTEENNQHQATDATEGLNDQLLVRREKMAELEESGYNPFASGFERNAVAADLHKKYEAYDKAQLAAMDDVVAIAGRLVTKRGKGKAGFGNIQDMSGNIQIYVRRDHIDEEDYDHLWKKADLGDIVGVEGTLMRTNTGELSVKATKFVHLTKALRPLPDKYHGLTDVEQIYRHRYLDLIANRESFDRFTKRSQIIREVRHYLDSNDYLEVETPVLHNIAGGASARPFITHHNALDMELYLRIALELHLKRLVVGGMERVYEIGRVFRNEGIDTTHNPEFTMLEVYTAYSKMTDVMDLVEGLFQSVAEKVLGTTSITYDGQAIELGGKWRRVHMVDAVKEASGVDFWQEMTDEEARAIAKEHHVQVENNFTVGHVINEFFEEFVEDTLIQPTFVYGHPTAISPLARKNEEDPRFTDRFEVFIVGSESGNAFTELTDPIDQRERFEAQVKEKAEGNDEAHPLDEEFLEALETGMPPTGGLGIGIDRMVMLLTDAQSIRDVLLFPTMRNVEQ; from the coding sequence GTGACTGAAGAAAATAATCAACATCAAGCTACTGATGCGACTGAAGGGTTGAACGACCAACTACTTGTCCGTCGTGAAAAAATGGCTGAGTTAGAAGAAAGCGGCTATAACCCATTTGCTTCAGGGTTTGAACGTAACGCAGTAGCAGCTGATTTACACAAAAAATATGAGGCTTATGACAAAGCGCAATTAGCTGCAATGGATGACGTCGTAGCCATTGCCGGCCGTTTAGTAACGAAACGTGGTAAGGGTAAAGCTGGTTTTGGGAACATCCAAGACATGTCAGGCAACATTCAAATCTACGTGCGTCGTGACCACATTGATGAAGAGGATTACGACCACTTATGGAAGAAAGCTGACTTAGGGGATATCGTTGGTGTTGAAGGTACTTTAATGCGTACAAACACTGGTGAATTATCTGTTAAAGCGACGAAATTCGTCCACCTAACAAAAGCTTTACGTCCATTGCCGGATAAATACCATGGTTTAACAGACGTAGAACAAATCTACCGTCACCGTTACCTAGATCTAATTGCCAACCGTGAATCATTTGACCGCTTCACAAAACGTTCGCAAATCATCCGTGAAGTTCGTCACTACTTAGACAGTAACGACTATCTAGAAGTTGAAACACCCGTCTTACATAACATTGCTGGTGGTGCCTCAGCGCGTCCATTCATTACCCACCACAATGCCTTAGACATGGAATTATATCTACGTATCGCCTTAGAATTGCACTTAAAACGTCTAGTTGTTGGTGGTATGGAACGTGTGTACGAAATCGGTCGTGTATTCCGTAACGAAGGGATCGATACAACGCACAACCCTGAATTCACTATGCTTGAAGTTTATACAGCTTATAGCAAAATGACTGACGTGATGGATCTAGTTGAAGGTTTATTCCAATCAGTCGCTGAAAAAGTATTGGGTACAACAAGTATCACTTACGATGGTCAAGCAATCGAATTGGGTGGCAAATGGCGTCGTGTCCACATGGTAGATGCAGTTAAAGAAGCGAGTGGCGTTGATTTCTGGCAAGAAATGACAGATGAAGAAGCTCGCGCAATTGCCAAAGAGCACCATGTACAAGTTGAAAACAACTTTACAGTGGGCCATGTCATTAATGAATTCTTTGAAGAATTTGTCGAAGACACTTTAATTCAACCAACATTCGTTTACGGTCACCCAACAGCGATTTCGCCATTGGCACGTAAAAATGAAGAAGACCCACGCTTTACTGACCGTTTTGAAGTATTCATTGTAGGTTCAGAATCTGGTAACGCCTTTACCGAGTTAACGGATCCAATTGACCAACGTGAAAGATTTGAAGCTCAAGTGAAAGAAAAGGCTGAGGGTAACGACGAAGCGCATCCACTAGATGAAGAATTCCTAGAAGCCTTAGAAACTGGTATGCCGCCTACAGGTGGTTTAGGAATTGGTATCGACCGTATGGTGATGCTATTAACAGACGCACAATCAATCCGTGACGTCTTACTATTCCCAACAATGAGAAACGTAGAACAGTAA
- the tuf gene encoding elongation factor Tu, whose translation MAKQTYERTKPHVNVGTLGHVDHGKTTLSAAIATVLAKHGFGEAQDYASIDNAPEEQERGITINTSHIEYETANRHYAHIDAPGHADYVKNMITGAAQMDGAILVVSAADGPMPQTREHILLAGQIGVPAFVVFLNKVDQVDDEELLELVEMEVRDLLSEYNYPGDDLPVVAGSALLALQGDEAQEAKIMELMEAVDSYIPEPERDNDKPFMMPVEDVFSITGRGTVATGRVERGEVRTGDEVDIVGIAEQIGKSVVTGVEMFRKNLDYAQAGDNIGALLRGVQREDIQRGQVLAAPGSITPHTKFKAQVYVLSKEEGGRHTPFLTNYRPQFYFRTTDITGVITLPEDVAMVMPGDNVDMDVELIHPVAIEDGTKFSIREGGRTVGAGTITTIEA comes from the coding sequence ATGGCAAAACAAACATATGAACGTACAAAACCCCATGTTAACGTTGGTACTTTAGGACACGTTGACCATGGTAAAACAACTTTATCAGCTGCAATCGCAACTGTATTAGCTAAACACGGTTTCGGTGAAGCCCAAGACTACGCTTCAATCGATAACGCTCCAGAAGAGCAAGAACGTGGTATTACAATCAATACTTCACACATCGAGTACGAAACAGCTAACCGTCACTACGCGCATATCGATGCCCCAGGACATGCTGACTACGTTAAAAACATGATCACTGGTGCTGCTCAAATGGACGGTGCGATCTTAGTAGTATCTGCTGCTGATGGTCCAATGCCACAAACTCGTGAGCACATCCTTTTAGCTGGCCAAATCGGTGTTCCTGCATTCGTAGTATTCTTAAACAAAGTTGACCAAGTTGACGATGAAGAATTACTAGAATTAGTTGAAATGGAAGTTCGTGACTTATTATCTGAGTACAACTACCCAGGTGACGATCTACCTGTAGTTGCTGGTTCTGCTTTATTAGCATTACAAGGCGACGAAGCTCAAGAAGCTAAAATCATGGAATTAATGGAAGCTGTAGACTCTTACATTCCAGAACCAGAACGTGACAACGACAAACCATTCATGATGCCAGTTGAGGATGTATTCTCAATCACTGGTCGTGGTACTGTTGCTACCGGTCGTGTTGAACGTGGTGAAGTTCGTACAGGTGACGAAGTTGACATCGTTGGTATTGCTGAACAAATCGGTAAATCAGTTGTAACTGGTGTTGAAATGTTCCGTAAAAACTTAGACTACGCTCAAGCTGGTGACAACATCGGTGCATTATTACGTGGTGTTCAACGTGAAGACATCCAACGTGGTCAAGTATTGGCTGCTCCTGGTTCAATCACTCCACATACTAAATTTAAAGCGCAAGTTTACGTTTTATCTAAAGAAGAAGGTGGACGTCATACACCATTCTTAACTAACTACCGTCCACAATTCTACTTCCGTACTACTGACATCACTGGTGTTATCACTTTACCAGAAGACGTAGCTATGGTTATGCCTGGTGACAACGTTGATATGGACGTTGAATTGATTCACCCAGTTGCGATCGAAGATGGTACTAAATTCTCTATCCGTGAAGGTGGACGTACTGTAGGTGCGGGTACAATCACTACAATCGAAGCTTAA
- a CDS encoding HEAT repeat domain-containing protein, with amino-acid sequence MSHEDLTTLNTKLITDNLLAFTGDFDELLHLLDTNWRHLSSHYQTAVIDFARIKGSAQFQQILLPYLDGETEDVDYICAVLRYYGKIETEEAYPYVLSWANNDDVDYMVCTAVATSTLIAYPGQKTIEQLTRNVTSKDWYVRRNAAKALSELVDQPQRLSSVFEGEDQYAIDQLTYYYGKRGLSYEY; translated from the coding sequence TTGAGCCATGAAGATTTAACAACCTTAAATACAAAATTAATTACGGATAATCTATTGGCTTTTACCGGTGACTTTGATGAGTTACTGCACCTACTAGACACAAATTGGCGTCACTTGTCATCGCATTATCAAACGGCTGTCATTGATTTTGCTCGTATCAAGGGTTCAGCACAATTCCAACAGATTTTGCTGCCATACTTAGATGGTGAAACAGAAGATGTTGATTATATATGTGCTGTACTCAGATATTATGGAAAAATCGAGACCGAAGAAGCTTATCCATATGTCTTATCATGGGCTAATAATGATGATGTGGATTATATGGTATGTACCGCTGTAGCAACGAGTACTTTAATAGCCTATCCTGGTCAAAAAACGATTGAGCAACTAACAAGGAATGTTACATCAAAAGATTGGTATGTACGTCGGAACGCTGCTAAAGCTTTAAGTGAATTAGTAGATCAACCACAACGACTTTCATCAGTATTTGAAGGTGAAGATCAATATGCGATTGATCAATTGACCTATTACTATGGAAAGAGGGGATTAAGTTATGAATATTGA
- the hslO gene encoding Hsp33 family molecular chaperone HslO, whose translation MTDKLIKAVAFDGEVRITAVDATAVVQEAQKKHDTWSASTAALGRTLVGTLMMGSDIKDDAKITVQINGNGPAGKLVAVADGQGNVKGYVQEPHISLDPNDKGKIDVRGAVGTEGLFTVTKDLGLKEPFSGQVPIVSGEIAEDFTYYLAYSEQTPSAVGLGVLVDTDETVINAGGWMIQLMPGVTEPSIEAVEKAVAETPQVTELLSDGATAKDMINRLLGEENVKFLDERDVQFACDCNKDRFAAGLATLPKEEITAMIEEDNGAEVVCQFCNKCYQFTAEDLKGIEDQA comes from the coding sequence ATGACAGATAAATTAATTAAGGCAGTAGCCTTTGATGGTGAAGTTCGTATTACAGCTGTAGATGCTACGGCTGTTGTCCAAGAGGCACAAAAGAAACATGATACATGGTCTGCTTCTACAGCAGCTCTAGGACGTACGTTAGTGGGTACTTTGATGATGGGGTCTGACATTAAAGATGATGCCAAAATCACTGTCCAAATTAACGGGAATGGCCCAGCTGGTAAGTTAGTAGCTGTTGCGGACGGTCAAGGAAATGTGAAAGGCTACGTTCAAGAGCCACATATCAGCCTAGATCCAAACGACAAAGGCAAGATTGATGTACGTGGCGCGGTCGGAACGGAAGGTCTTTTTACCGTTACAAAAGATTTAGGTTTGAAAGAACCCTTCTCTGGTCAAGTGCCAATAGTTTCAGGTGAAATCGCTGAAGACTTCACGTACTATCTTGCTTACTCTGAGCAAACACCTTCTGCAGTAGGATTAGGTGTATTGGTGGACACAGATGAAACAGTGATTAACGCTGGTGGTTGGATGATCCAATTGATGCCAGGGGTGACTGAACCGTCTATTGAAGCCGTTGAAAAGGCCGTTGCTGAAACACCGCAAGTAACCGAATTATTGTCAGATGGTGCGACAGCCAAAGACATGATCAACCGTTTGTTAGGTGAAGAAAATGTCAAATTCTTAGATGAACGTGATGTGCAATTCGCTTGTGACTGTAACAAAGACCGGTTTGCGGCTGGATTAGCGACTTTACCGAAAGAAGAAATCACAGCTATGATCGAAGAAGATAACGGGGCCGAAGTGGTATGTCAATTCTGTAATAAATGCTATCAATTCACGGCTGAAGATTTAAAAGGCATTGAAGACCAAGCTTAA
- a CDS encoding PLP-dependent cysteine synthase family protein yields MSQLIGETPLLKLQRSVPYKAAQVYVKLETANPTGSIYDRVALNMIEVAENEGRLQAGQQIVVATTAEVAASFALLGASKGYDTKAFVPDTTTHHDLTVLRAYGAQVQLVAGKQGVVDAMTQARAYAEAGNHLFIDVYDDESNAAVHVKTTGPEIIEALNGAPDAFVSTIATGGTMTGVGTALRQENKNIQLYAVEDKDAKFLSGEMANPSVATGFNPGLLPLNLDTTLYDSIVAIDLAKAKETSRLLAINEGLLVGPAGGGAVAAAIAVAKTLGQNKKVVVVIPDDGRRFVAEGAFDFNTSN; encoded by the coding sequence ATGAGTCAATTAATCGGAGAAACACCATTACTGAAATTGCAACGATCAGTCCCATATAAAGCCGCACAGGTATACGTCAAACTCGAAACAGCTAACCCAACCGGATCAATATACGACCGCGTTGCCTTAAACATGATTGAAGTAGCGGAAAATGAGGGTCGCTTACAAGCTGGCCAACAAATTGTGGTCGCAACCACAGCCGAAGTTGCTGCCTCTTTCGCCTTACTAGGAGCGAGCAAGGGTTATGATACAAAAGCCTTTGTCCCAGATACAACCACGCACCATGACTTGACAGTCTTACGCGCATACGGGGCTCAAGTGCAACTGGTAGCCGGTAAACAAGGTGTTGTAGATGCCATGACCCAAGCGCGGGCTTACGCTGAAGCGGGTAACCACCTATTTATTGATGTTTATGATGATGAGAGCAATGCTGCTGTCCATGTAAAAACAACAGGACCAGAAATCATCGAAGCCTTAAACGGCGCGCCAGATGCCTTTGTATCAACCATCGCAACTGGTGGAACGATGACGGGTGTTGGAACAGCCCTTAGACAGGAAAACAAGAATATCCAACTCTATGCGGTAGAAGATAAGGATGCCAAATTCTTGTCAGGTGAAATGGCTAATCCGAGTGTAGCTACTGGGTTTAACCCAGGTTTATTGCCTTTGAATTTGGATACCACTTTATACGACAGTATCGTGGCCATTGATTTGGCCAAGGCTAAGGAAACTAGTCGCTTGTTAGCCATCAATGAAGGATTATTGGTAGGGCCAGCCGGTGGTGGAGCAGTTGCAGCAGCGATTGCGGTGGCTAAAACCCTAGGTCAAAATAAAAAAGTAGTCGTTGTTATTCCAGATGACGGCAGACGATTTGTTGCTGAAGGTGCTTTCGACTTCAATACAAGCAATTAA
- the rpsL gene encoding 30S ribosomal protein S12 — MPTINQLVRKSRQSSTKKSGSPALGRGYNSMKRKSTSTNSPQKRGVCTRVGTMTPKKPNSALRKYARVRLSNMIEVTAYIPGIGHNLQEHSVVLIRGGRVKDLPGVRYHIVRGALDTAGVNDRKQSRSKYGTKKPK, encoded by the coding sequence ATGCCAACTATTAACCAATTAGTACGCAAATCACGCCAAAGCTCAACTAAAAAATCTGGTTCTCCAGCTTTAGGTCGTGGTTACAACTCAATGAAACGTAAATCTACTTCTACAAACTCTCCTCAAAAACGTGGAGTTTGTACGCGTGTAGGTACTATGACACCGAAAAAACCTAACTCAGCGTTACGTAAATACGCTCGTGTTCGTTTATCAAACATGATCGAGGTAACAGCTTACATCCCAGGTATCGGCCACAACTTACAAGAACATAGTGTTGTTCTTATCCGTGGTGGACGTGTGAAAGACTTACCAGGGGTTCGTTACCACATCGTTCGTGGTGCATTAGATACTGCTGGAGTTAACGACCGTAAACAAAGCCGTTCTAAATACGGTACTAAAAAACCTAAATAA
- the ftsH gene encoding ATP-dependent zinc metalloprotease FtsH, whose protein sequence is MQQKRPNRPNRNTFIRSGLLWLIMFFALMALVRSLTSDSTGGTTEELTQSEFIQTLSDGDVERFSIQSNAGAYQIRGAYKGSGEESSESSSSTSDGIPIFQDLQQSSASEFVVNVLPNDNTIATITDAANATGTEMTALEEDQSGMWLSLLFTAVPIIFFVVIMYMMFSQSQGGGRNNPMSMGKSKAVDQSKKEVKVRFSDVAGADEEKQELVEVVDFLKDPRKFQALGARIPKGVLLEGPPGTGKTLLAKAVAGEAGVPFYSISGSEFVEMFVGVGASRVRDLFENAKKSAPSIIFIDEIDAVGRRRGAGPGSGHDEREQTLNQLLVEMDGFSEKDNVIVIAATNRSDVLDPALLRPGRFDRQVLVGRPDVKGREAILKVHARNKPFGPGVDLKVLAQQTPGFTGAELENLLNEAALVAARVDKKQIDMIDIDEAQDRVIAGPAKKDRVISKVERRMVAYHEAGHTIAGLVLSDARVVHKVTIVPRGKAGGYAIMLPREDQNLYTTKDLREQVIGLLGGRAAEQLIFNTQTSGASNDFEQATGIVRAMITEYGMSELLGPISYEGNHSMRGADSGYAQNKSYSERTAGQIDDEVRKFMDECLEEAESILASHRDQLDVIAEKLLELETLDERTIRALFETGEMPEPLDGEQERESEAKSFEEVKKDLQRGAEHRQYRNGEWSEETTSEDQTEAADDVNDSDDDNDDHQGPQGRNAHIDQD, encoded by the coding sequence ATGCAACAAAAGAGACCTAATAGACCAAATAGAAACACCTTCATTAGAAGTGGTTTGCTGTGGCTGATTATGTTCTTTGCTTTGATGGCATTAGTCAGATCATTAACGAGTGATTCTACTGGTGGTACCACTGAAGAGTTAACACAATCAGAATTCATTCAAACACTTTCTGATGGGGATGTAGAGCGTTTCTCTATCCAATCCAACGCCGGGGCTTACCAAATCCGCGGTGCTTACAAGGGTTCGGGTGAGGAATCAAGTGAATCGTCATCCTCAACTAGTGACGGGATTCCAATTTTCCAAGATTTACAACAAAGCTCAGCTTCTGAGTTTGTGGTAAACGTATTGCCTAATGACAACACGATTGCAACGATTACGGATGCAGCGAATGCGACCGGTACTGAAATGACTGCCTTAGAAGAAGACCAGTCTGGTATGTGGTTGAGCTTATTATTCACTGCTGTACCGATTATTTTCTTCGTTGTGATTATGTACATGATGTTCAGCCAAAGCCAAGGTGGCGGTCGAAACAACCCAATGTCTATGGGGAAATCGAAGGCTGTTGATCAATCGAAGAAAGAAGTAAAAGTACGATTCTCTGATGTCGCTGGTGCGGATGAAGAGAAACAAGAGTTGGTTGAAGTGGTGGACTTCTTGAAAGATCCACGTAAATTCCAAGCTTTAGGTGCCCGTATTCCAAAAGGTGTTCTTTTAGAGGGTCCTCCAGGTACTGGTAAAACTTTACTTGCTAAAGCAGTGGCCGGTGAAGCTGGCGTGCCTTTCTACTCAATCTCAGGTTCTGAGTTTGTGGAAATGTTCGTTGGTGTCGGTGCTTCTCGTGTACGTGACTTATTCGAAAATGCTAAGAAGAGTGCCCCATCGATCATCTTTATTGATGAGATTGATGCTGTTGGTCGTCGTCGTGGTGCTGGTCCAGGATCGGGTCATGATGAACGTGAGCAAACATTGAACCAATTGTTGGTTGAGATGGATGGTTTCTCTGAAAAAGATAATGTTATCGTGATTGCGGCAACTAACCGTTCTGACGTATTGGACCCAGCTTTACTACGTCCAGGTCGTTTTGACAGACAAGTATTAGTTGGTCGTCCAGATGTTAAGGGTCGTGAAGCAATCTTGAAGGTACATGCCCGTAACAAGCCGTTCGGTCCAGGGGTAGACTTGAAAGTTCTTGCTCAACAAACCCCAGGATTTACTGGTGCTGAACTTGAAAACTTATTAAACGAGGCGGCTTTAGTGGCAGCTCGTGTAGATAAGAAACAAATTGATATGATTGATATTGATGAAGCGCAAGACCGCGTGATTGCTGGTCCGGCCAAGAAAGACCGCGTGATTTCTAAGGTTGAACGTCGTATGGTTGCTTACCACGAGGCTGGTCATACCATTGCTGGTTTAGTCCTAAGCGACGCCCGTGTAGTCCACAAGGTAACAATTGTACCGCGTGGTAAAGCTGGTGGTTATGCGATTATGCTTCCTCGTGAAGACCAAAACCTTTACACAACGAAAGACTTGCGTGAACAAGTGATTGGTTTACTAGGTGGACGTGCCGCTGAACAATTAATCTTCAATACCCAAACCTCTGGGGCTTCTAATGACTTTGAACAAGCGACAGGTATTGTTCGTGCCATGATTACTGAATACGGTATGAGTGAATTACTTGGACCAATTTCATACGAAGGTAACCACTCAATGCGTGGGGCAGATTCTGGTTATGCACAAAACAAATCTTACTCTGAACGCACAGCTGGTCAAATTGATGACGAAGTACGTAAGTTCATGGACGAGTGTTTGGAAGAAGCAGAAAGTATCTTAGCTTCTCACCGTGATCAATTAGATGTGATTGCTGAGAAATTACTAGAACTTGAAACGTTAGATGAACGCACAATTCGCGCCTTATTCGAAACTGGTGAAATGCCAGAACCATTAGATGGCGAACAAGAACGTGAATCAGAAGCTAAATCTTTTGAAGAAGTAAAAAAAGACTTACAACGTGGCGCTGAGCATCGTCAATACCGTAATGGTGAATGGTCTGAAGAAACGACTTCAGAAGATCAAACCGAAGCGGCTGATGATGTTAATGACTCTGATGACGACAACGACGATCATCAAGGTCCACAAGGGCGAAATGCACATATAGATCAAGACTAA